In Pseudomonas sp. MTM4, one genomic interval encodes:
- a CDS encoding YbfB/YjiJ family MFS transporter yields MTQRPALFPVLLAGATLLLVVHGLGRFVYTPLLPWLVEDGQLTVQQGASIASWNYLGYLIGALLALRWHRVSQIRRSLPWALIVHVLTTLAQTQAESAESLSALRLLNGISNGLVFVQAPSLVLEWLARHRRVSSSGLVYLGVCVGLILSSLLVSLSNGVLAGADRWWPAALLSIPLAWWGWRQLARLDIPDDTTTEDAEHIRSGRLLDRASTPLFLAYAGAGMGYILPMTFLPMVARLQVEPGDFLIESSWLVVALATLPSPWLWNRLGALLGDVRALRLSYVTQLIGVLAALLLPGAPGILLCAVLVGSTFLGTVLLTQRLARTLHPHQGPRLSAALIAFYGLTQLAAPWLTSVWMGMGGSLHSAFWLGAGALLWGLIWMLLVPRRA; encoded by the coding sequence ATGACCCAACGCCCCGCCCTGTTCCCTGTCCTGCTGGCCGGAGCCACGCTGCTGCTCGTCGTTCACGGGCTCGGTCGTTTCGTCTATACGCCATTACTGCCCTGGCTAGTGGAAGACGGGCAGTTAACCGTGCAACAAGGCGCGAGCATCGCCAGTTGGAACTACCTCGGCTACCTGATCGGCGCGCTGCTGGCGTTGCGCTGGCATCGGGTCTCGCAGATCCGCCGAAGCCTGCCTTGGGCGCTGATAGTGCACGTGTTGACCACCCTGGCACAGACCCAGGCCGAGTCTGCGGAGTCGCTTTCGGCGCTGCGTCTGCTCAATGGCATCAGCAACGGGTTGGTGTTCGTTCAGGCCCCTTCGCTGGTTCTGGAATGGCTTGCGCGGCATCGGCGCGTGTCATCCAGCGGTCTGGTTTACCTGGGCGTTTGCGTTGGGCTGATCCTCTCCAGCCTCCTGGTGAGCCTGAGCAACGGCGTGCTGGCAGGCGCCGATCGTTGGTGGCCGGCGGCGTTGCTTTCAATCCCGCTGGCTTGGTGGGGCTGGCGCCAACTGGCGCGGCTGGACATACCCGACGACACAACGACGGAAGACGCCGAGCATATCCGCAGCGGACGACTGCTGGATCGCGCCAGCACACCGCTGTTTCTGGCCTATGCCGGCGCGGGCATGGGCTACATCCTGCCGATGACCTTTCTGCCGATGGTAGCGCGGCTGCAGGTGGAGCCCGGTGATTTCCTGATCGAAAGCAGTTGGCTGGTAGTGGCGCTCGCGACGCTTCCCTCGCCTTGGCTGTGGAATCGATTGGGCGCCCTGCTTGGCGATGTCCGGGCACTGCGTTTGAGCTATGTCACTCAACTGATCGGCGTGCTGGCTGCCCTGTTGCTGCCGGGTGCGCCGGGCATCCTGCTCTGCGCCGTGCTGGTCGGCAGTACCTTCCTCGGCACGGTGCTGCTGACCCAGCGGCTGGCGCGCACGCTGCATCCGCATCAGGGGCCGCGCCTGTCAGCCGCGCTGATCGCCTTTTACGGCCTGACGCAACTCGCCGCTCCCTGGCTGACCAGCGTCTGGATGGGCATGGGCGGCAGCCTGCACAGCGCCTTTTGGCTTGGCGCCGGCGCGCTGCTATGGGGGCTGATCTGGATGCTGCTGGTCCCACGCCGCGCTTGA
- a CDS encoding SLC13 family permease yields the protein MNVDLLLVLALLATCVGLFILNRPRMDVVALLAMVALPLTGVLSVAEALAGFSDPSVVLIAALFVIGNGLVRTGIAYRMGEWLMRSAGSSETRLLVLLMLAVAGLGSVMSSTGVVAIFIPVVLSIAAKMNVSPRRLMMPLAFAGLMSGMLTLVATPPNMVVHSELRRAGLVGFAFFSFAPIGLTILLLGIAYMLLARRWLGQSSDPDSTAEPRDTLAALAQRYRLPERERRLRVLPASPLANQALDELRLRTQYGINVIGIERQRRFRRLLLIATGNTQLLAGDVLLVDLASPAIGLLGAYDELGLEPLQLDTSYYGDHSRELGLAEVALPPDSRLPGKTIQDLGFRSNHKLNVVGLRRNHEALQGLLVDEKLKPADTLLVAGGWKHIHRLQGMRRDFLVLSLPAEIDDVAPAANQAPFALFGLAVMVVLMVSGVVPNVLAALIGCLVMGLFRCIDMDSAYRAIHWQSLVLIVGMLPFALALEKTGGIALAVSALIGLFGDSGPQALLACLFLLTAIIGLFISNTATAVLMAPVAISTAEQIGASPYPFAMIIALAASAAFMTPISSPVNTLVIGPGNYRFADFVRIGVPFTLLVMLTSVLMVPLLFPL from the coding sequence ATGAACGTCGATCTGTTGCTGGTCTTGGCATTGCTGGCCACCTGCGTCGGGTTGTTCATCCTCAACCGGCCGCGGATGGATGTCGTCGCGCTGCTGGCCATGGTCGCCCTTCCGCTGACTGGGGTCCTTAGCGTTGCCGAAGCACTGGCCGGTTTCAGCGATCCCAGCGTCGTACTGATCGCCGCGCTTTTCGTGATCGGCAACGGCCTGGTGCGTACCGGCATCGCTTATCGCATGGGCGAGTGGTTGATGCGCTCGGCCGGCAGCAGCGAGACACGCCTGCTGGTACTGCTGATGCTTGCCGTTGCCGGACTGGGCTCGGTGATGAGCTCGACCGGCGTGGTCGCCATCTTCATTCCGGTGGTGCTGAGCATCGCCGCAAAGATGAATGTATCGCCGCGCCGCCTGATGATGCCGCTGGCGTTCGCCGGCTTGATGAGCGGCATGCTCACACTGGTCGCCACACCGCCGAACATGGTGGTACACAGCGAGCTACGACGCGCCGGCCTGGTCGGCTTCGCCTTCTTCAGTTTTGCGCCCATCGGGCTGACCATCCTGCTGCTAGGTATCGCCTACATGCTGCTGGCGCGGCGCTGGCTTGGGCAGTCGAGCGATCCGGACAGCACCGCAGAACCCCGCGACACGCTCGCGGCCTTGGCCCAACGCTACCGACTGCCCGAGCGCGAACGCCGTCTTCGCGTACTGCCCGCATCGCCGCTGGCCAACCAAGCGCTCGACGAGCTGCGGCTTCGTACTCAATACGGCATCAATGTCATCGGCATCGAGCGCCAACGGCGTTTCCGCCGTCTGTTATTGATCGCCACCGGCAATACGCAATTGCTTGCGGGAGACGTATTGCTGGTCGACCTGGCGAGCCCGGCGATCGGGCTGCTTGGCGCGTACGACGAACTGGGGCTCGAGCCGCTGCAGCTCGACACTTCCTACTATGGCGATCACTCCCGCGAGCTGGGCCTGGCAGAGGTGGCGCTGCCACCGGACTCGCGTCTTCCCGGCAAGACCATTCAGGATCTGGGCTTTCGCTCCAATCACAAGCTCAACGTCGTCGGCCTGCGGCGCAACCACGAGGCGCTGCAAGGCTTGCTGGTCGATGAAAAACTCAAACCCGCCGACACCCTGCTGGTAGCCGGCGGCTGGAAACACATACATCGCCTGCAAGGCATGCGCCGAGATTTCCTGGTCTTGAGCCTGCCCGCCGAGATTGATGACGTAGCGCCCGCCGCTAATCAGGCGCCCTTCGCGTTGTTCGGGCTGGCCGTGATGGTGGTGCTGATGGTCAGCGGCGTGGTCCCTAACGTGCTCGCCGCGCTGATCGGCTGCCTGGTCATGGGGCTGTTCCGCTGCATCGACATGGACAGTGCCTACAGAGCCATCCACTGGCAAAGCCTGGTGCTGATCGTCGGCATGCTGCCGTTCGCCCTGGCGCTGGAAAAGACCGGCGGGATAGCACTGGCGGTATCGGCGCTGATCGGCCTGTTTGGCGACTCCGGCCCGCAGGCGTTGCTGGCCTGCCTGTTTCTGCTCACGGCCATCATCGGCCTGTTCATCTCCAACACCGCAACCGCGGTATTGATGGCGCCGGTGGCGATTTCCACAGCCGAGCAAATTGGCGCATCGCCCTATCCCTTCGCCATGATCATCGCGCTGGCCGCCTCAGCCGCGTTCATGACGCCGATTTCTTCGCCCGTGAATACCTTGGTGATTGGGCCAGGCAACTATCGTTTCGCGGATTTCGTGCGCATCGGTGTGCCCTTCACCTTGTTGGTCATGCTGACATCGGTGTTAATGGTGCCGCTGCTCTTCCCGCTTTGA
- a CDS encoding DNA polymerase III subunit chi: MTQTPKPTHLLDDLESIRALLGDQDPPVLSETLDPDSIPVLSEIVQPAPSATSQPEPEPREPAVRTAFRTLAERHLDLELRTAAQLILQEVIDDFVPQIEAELRHRLEARAEQLIKTHRT, encoded by the coding sequence ATGACGCAAACGCCAAAACCCACCCATCTACTCGACGACCTGGAGTCCATCCGTGCGCTGCTAGGAGATCAGGACCCGCCCGTGTTGAGCGAGACGCTGGATCCGGACAGCATCCCTGTGCTCTCGGAAATCGTCCAACCCGCACCTTCCGCAACAAGCCAGCCAGAGCCGGAGCCCCGCGAACCCGCCGTCCGTACGGCTTTTCGTACCTTGGCCGAGCGCCATCTCGATCTCGAATTGCGCACCGCCGCGCAATTGATCCTGCAAGAAGTGATCGACGACTTCGTTCCGCAGATCGAAGCCGAGCTGCGGCATCGACTGGAAGCCCGAGCCGAGCAACTGATCAAGACCCATCGCACCTGA
- a CDS encoding DNA polymerase III subunit chi has product MTRVEFYVLPDSEPAGRAKAACLLASKGWQHGMPVFIRCDDSQQCGQLDELLWSFRAERFIPHELHDDDPHAPVVIGTEQPPATAQGLLINLAPTLSPHTDQFSRVIEIVNQQPELLSLCRDNFRLYRQRGYEPKRVEL; this is encoded by the coding sequence ATGACACGGGTCGAGTTCTATGTGTTGCCCGATAGCGAACCGGCAGGCCGAGCCAAAGCGGCCTGCCTGCTGGCGAGCAAGGGCTGGCAGCACGGGATGCCGGTGTTCATTCGCTGCGACGACAGCCAACAGTGCGGTCAGCTGGACGAGCTGCTGTGGAGCTTTCGCGCCGAACGCTTCATACCGCACGAACTGCACGACGACGATCCGCATGCGCCGGTGGTGATCGGCACGGAGCAACCACCCGCCACTGCCCAAGGTCTGCTGATCAATCTGGCGCCAACGCTATCGCCACATACCGATCAGTTCAGCCGCGTGATCGAGATCGTCAACCAACAACCGGAGCTACTAAGCCTTTGCCGAGACAATTTCCGCCTCTATCGGCAACGTGGCTATGAACCGAAGCGAGTCGAACTGTAG
- a CDS encoding valine--tRNA ligase — protein sequence MDKTYQPHAIETSWYQTWESNNYFAPQGSGEPYTIMIPPPNVTGSLHMGHGFNNAIMDALIRFRRMQGRNTLWQPGTDHAGIATQMVVERQLGAQGVNRHDLGRAKFLEKVWEWKHESGGNITRQIRRLGSSVDWSRERFTMDEGLSEAVKEAFVRLHEDGLIYRGKRLVNWDTKLHTAISDLEVENHDEKGHLWHLRYPLADGARTADGKDYLVVATTRPETMLGDAAVAVHPEDERYKDLIGRHIMLPLVNRLIPIVADDYVDLEFGTGCVKITPAHDFNDYEVGKRHRLPLINIFDQNAAILARAQVFHIDGTLNDKVDPSLPDGYARMDRFDARKAIVAEFEAMSLLEKIDDHALKVPRGDRSGTIIEPWLTDQWYVSTKPLAEKAIAAVESGEIQFVPKQYENMYFSWMRDIQDWCISRQLWWGHRIPAWYDEAGHVYVGRDEMEIRRKYNLGNEVELRQDEDVLDTWFSSGLWTFSTLGWPEQTDFLKTFHPTDVLVTGFDIIFFWVARMIMLSTHLTGQIPFKTVYVHGLVRDGQGQKMSKSKGNVLDPLDIVDGITLDELLQKRTSGMMQPKLAEKIAKQTRAEFPEGIASYGTDALRFTFCSLASTGRDVKFDMGRVEGYRNFCNKLWNAANFVFENTEGKDTGINGEPVELSSVDRWIISALQRTEAEVTRQLENFRFDLAAQALYEFVWDEYCAWYLELVKPVLWDETASADRQRGTRRTLVRVLETALRLAHPFMPFITEEIWQRVAPLAGKTGPTLMLQPWPEYNPERLDEAAEGDIEWVKAFMLGIRQIRGEMNISMAKRIDVVLGNASETDLRRLGENEPLLKKLAKLESVRVLSEGEEAPLSATALVGDLQVLVPMAGLIDKDAELARLDKEIGRLDGEVKRVGGKLSNAGFVDKAPAEVIDKERAKLAEAEQAKARLVEQRERIAGL from the coding sequence ATGGACAAGACCTACCAGCCGCACGCCATCGAGACTTCCTGGTACCAGACCTGGGAATCGAACAACTATTTCGCACCCCAGGGTTCGGGCGAGCCCTACACCATCATGATCCCGCCGCCGAACGTTACCGGCAGCCTGCACATGGGTCATGGCTTCAACAACGCCATCATGGACGCGCTGATCCGCTTCCGCCGCATGCAGGGCCGCAACACCCTGTGGCAGCCGGGCACCGACCACGCGGGCATCGCCACGCAGATGGTAGTCGAGCGCCAGCTGGGCGCCCAAGGCGTCAATCGCCACGATCTGGGCCGTGCCAAGTTTCTCGAGAAGGTCTGGGAGTGGAAGCACGAGTCTGGTGGCAACATCACCCGGCAGATTCGCCGCCTGGGCTCCTCGGTGGACTGGTCGCGCGAGCGCTTCACCATGGACGAGGGCCTGTCCGAAGCGGTCAAGGAAGCCTTCGTGCGCCTGCACGAGGACGGCCTGATCTATCGCGGCAAGCGCCTGGTCAACTGGGACACCAAGCTGCACACCGCTATTTCCGACCTGGAAGTGGAAAACCACGACGAGAAGGGCCATCTCTGGCATCTGCGCTATCCGCTGGCTGACGGTGCGCGCACCGCCGATGGCAAGGATTATTTGGTGGTCGCCACCACCCGCCCGGAAACCATGCTCGGTGACGCCGCCGTCGCCGTGCATCCCGAGGACGAGCGCTACAAGGACCTGATCGGTCGCCACATCATGCTGCCGCTGGTCAATCGCCTGATTCCCATCGTCGCCGACGATTACGTCGACCTCGAGTTCGGTACCGGCTGCGTGAAGATCACTCCGGCGCACGACTTCAACGACTATGAAGTTGGCAAGCGCCACAGGCTGCCGTTGATCAATATCTTCGATCAGAACGCAGCGATCCTGGCCCGCGCCCAGGTGTTCCATATCGACGGCACGCTGAACGACAAGGTCGACCCGAGCCTGCCCGACGGCTATGCGCGCATGGACCGCTTCGACGCGCGCAAGGCCATCGTCGCCGAATTCGAGGCCATGAGCCTGTTGGAGAAGATCGACGACCACGCACTGAAAGTCCCGCGTGGCGATCGCTCCGGCACCATCATCGAGCCCTGGCTGACCGACCAGTGGTACGTCTCCACCAAGCCGCTGGCGGAAAAAGCCATCGCTGCGGTGGAAAGCGGCGAGATCCAGTTCGTTCCCAAGCAGTACGAGAACATGTACTTCAGCTGGATGCGCGACATCCAGGACTGGTGCATCAGCCGCCAGCTGTGGTGGGGCCACCGCATTCCGGCCTGGTACGACGAAGCCGGCCACGTCTACGTCGGCCGCGACGAGATGGAAATCCGCCGCAAGTACAACCTCGGCAATGAAGTGGAGCTGCGCCAGGACGAGGACGTGCTGGACACCTGGTTCAGCTCCGGCCTGTGGACCTTCTCCACCCTCGGCTGGCCCGAGCAGACCGATTTCCTCAAGACCTTCCACCCCACCGATGTGCTGGTCACCGGCTTCGACATCATCTTCTTCTGGGTCGCCCGAATGATCATGCTCTCGACCCACCTGACCGGGCAGATCCCGTTCAAGACCGTCTACGTCCACGGTCTGGTGCGCGATGGCCAGGGCCAGAAGATGTCCAAGTCAAAGGGCAACGTGCTCGATCCGCTGGACATCGTCGACGGCATCACCCTGGACGAACTGCTGCAAAAACGCACCAGCGGCATGATGCAACCCAAGCTCGCCGAGAAGATCGCCAAGCAGACCCGCGCCGAGTTCCCCGAAGGCATCGCCAGCTACGGTACCGACGCGCTGCGCTTCACGTTCTGCTCGCTGGCCTCCACCGGTCGCGATGTGAAGTTCGACATGGGCCGCGTCGAGGGCTACCGCAACTTCTGCAACAAGCTGTGGAACGCCGCCAACTTCGTCTTCGAGAACACCGAAGGCAAGGACACGGGAATCAATGGTGAGCCCGTTGAACTGTCCTCCGTGGATCGCTGGATCATCTCCGCGCTGCAACGCACCGAAGCCGAAGTGACCCGCCAGTTGGAAAACTTCCGCTTCGACCTGGCCGCGCAAGCCCTATACGAATTCGTCTGGGACGAGTACTGCGCCTGGTATCTGGAGCTGGTCAAACCAGTGCTCTGGGACGAAACCGCAAGCGCCGACCGCCAGCGCGGCACCCGCCGCACCCTGGTGCGCGTACTGGAAACCGCGCTGCGCCTGGCGCATCCGTTCATGCCCTTCATCACCGAGGAAATCTGGCAGCGCGTCGCGCCGCTGGCGGGCAAGACCGGTCCGACCCTGATGCTGCAACCCTGGCCGGAATACAACCCCGAGCGCCTCGACGAGGCAGCAGAAGGCGATATCGAGTGGGTCAAGGCGTTCATGCTGGGCATTCGCCAGATCCGTGGCGAGATGAATATCTCCATGGCCAAGCGCATCGACGTGGTGCTAGGCAATGCCTCGGAAACGGACCTGCGCCGCCTCGGTGAGAACGAGCCGCTGTTGAAGAAGCTGGCCAAGCTCGAAAGCGTCCGTGTGCTTAGCGAAGGCGAAGAGGCACCGCTGTCCGCCACCGCCCTGGTCGGCGACCTGCAGGTACTGGTGCCCATGGCTGGCCTGATCGACAAGGACGCCGAACTGGCGCGCCTGGACAAGGAAATCGGCCGTCTCGATGGCGAGGTCAAGCGCGTCGGCGGCAAGCTCTCCAACGCCGGCTTCGTCGACAAGGCGCCGGCCGAGGTGATCGACAAGGAACGCGCCAAACTGGCCGAAGCCGAACAGGCAAAAGCCCGACTGGTGGAACAGCGCGAGCGCATCGCCGGGCTGTGA
- a CDS encoding leucyl aminopeptidase, producing the protein MEFVVKTTKAAAAKTATLVLPVAEGQLLGATAQSVDQASGGAISTVLKRGDLQGKPGQTLLLHSMPGLKADRVLLVGIGKGDELDARQWRKAAGAAFGVLKGLGGNDATFALQDVQVKDRDLYARTRMLVEVLADGQYRFDQFKSKKSDASALDKITLLVDKANQTQAEQAAHHATAIAAGMSFARDLGNLPPNICHPSYMAEQARQLGKAFKGLKVEVLDENKLRELGAGAFLAVSQGSDQPGCIVIMQYNGGKKGEQPYALVGKGITFDTGGISLKPGLGMDEMKYDMCGAASVLGTFRAALELQLPINLVGLLACAENMPSGKATRPGDIVTTMSGQTVEILNTDAEGRLVLCDTLTYAERFKPRAVIDVATLTGACIVALGSNTSGLLGNDDALLQQVLGAGQKADDRAWQLPLFDEYQEQLDSPFADIANIGGPKAGTITAACFLSRFTKAYPWAHLDVAGTAWISGGKEKGASGRPVPLLTQYLLDRAEQA; encoded by the coding sequence ATGGAATTCGTTGTAAAAACAACCAAAGCCGCTGCAGCCAAAACAGCCACCCTGGTTCTGCCAGTTGCCGAGGGGCAACTGCTCGGGGCTACTGCGCAGAGCGTGGACCAGGCCAGCGGCGGAGCCATCAGCACCGTACTGAAGCGCGGCGACCTACAAGGCAAGCCGGGCCAGACCCTACTGCTGCACAGCATGCCGGGCCTCAAGGCCGACCGCGTGCTGCTGGTTGGCATCGGCAAGGGGGACGAACTCGACGCTCGTCAGTGGCGCAAAGCCGCCGGCGCCGCATTCGGCGTTCTCAAGGGCCTCGGTGGCAACGACGCGACCTTCGCCCTGCAAGACGTTCAAGTGAAGGATCGCGACCTCTACGCGCGCACTCGCATGCTGGTCGAAGTGCTGGCTGATGGTCAGTACCGGTTCGATCAATTCAAGAGCAAGAAGAGCGACGCATCGGCGCTCGACAAGATCACTCTGCTCGTCGACAAGGCAAACCAGACTCAGGCCGAGCAAGCCGCACACCACGCCACCGCAATCGCCGCCGGAATGAGCTTCGCCCGCGACCTGGGCAACCTGCCGCCGAACATATGCCACCCCAGCTATATGGCCGAACAGGCCAGGCAGCTCGGCAAGGCATTCAAGGGGCTTAAAGTCGAGGTGCTGGATGAGAACAAGCTGCGCGAACTCGGCGCCGGCGCCTTCCTCGCCGTCTCCCAGGGCAGCGACCAGCCAGGCTGCATCGTGATCATGCAGTACAACGGTGGCAAGAAAGGCGAGCAGCCTTACGCGCTCGTCGGCAAAGGCATCACCTTTGACACAGGCGGCATCAGCCTCAAGCCCGGCCTGGGCATGGACGAAATGAAATACGACATGTGCGGCGCGGCCAGCGTGCTCGGCACCTTCCGCGCGGCATTGGAACTGCAGTTGCCTATCAACTTGGTCGGCCTGCTGGCATGCGCGGAGAACATGCCCAGCGGCAAGGCCACGCGCCCGGGCGACATCGTCACCACCATGAGCGGCCAGACGGTCGAGATCCTCAACACCGATGCCGAAGGCCGTCTGGTCCTTTGCGACACCCTGACGTATGCCGAGCGCTTCAAGCCGCGCGCCGTGATCGACGTCGCCACGCTGACCGGCGCCTGCATCGTTGCCCTGGGCAGCAACACCTCGGGCCTGCTGGGCAATGACGATGCGCTGCTGCAGCAGGTGCTGGGCGCCGGCCAGAAAGCCGATGACCGCGCCTGGCAACTGCCCCTCTTCGACGAATACCAGGAGCAACTGGACAGCCCCTTCGCTGACATCGCCAACATCGGCGGACCCAAGGCCGGCACGATCACCGCCGCGTGCTTCCTCTCGCGCTTCACCAAGGCCTATCCCTGGGCTCACCTGGACGTCGCCGGCACCGCCTGGATCAGTGGCGGCAAGGAAAAAGGCGCCAGCGGCCGTCCTGTGCCCCTGCTGACCCAGTACCTGCTGGATCGAGCCGAGCAGGCATGA
- the nhaD gene encoding sodium:proton antiporter NhaD: MYALMAVVFVLGYLCIAFEHPLKIDKAAAALLTAVLTWTVLILGADSILPLLQPGSHDPGDSSAVVVESLRHHLGEISEILFFLLGAMTIVELIDSHEGFKAITDRIQTRKRVHLLWIIGFLTFFLSAALDNLTTTIVMVSLLRKLIRGRPERWLYVGIVVIAANAGGAWSPIGDVTTTMLWIGGQITASGVITGLFLPSLVCLLVPLIILSFRLRGEAPRPRVRAHLAEHSSSATTPFERNLVLALGLGALLFVPIFKTVTHLPPYMGILFGLGVLWITTEFIHRHKNDEDKHPLSVVGVLRKVDTPSVLFFLGILLAVAALATAGHLTQVATALRETMGHIYPINYAIGLLSAVVDNVPLVAGSMKMYPLVSPAMLAEAAADETVWLSQFVVDGNFWEMLAYCAGTGGSTLIIGSAAGVAAMGMEKISFTWYIKRVSLLAFLGYTAGAVTYIGMLALR; this comes from the coding sequence ATGTATGCACTCATGGCTGTTGTGTTTGTTCTGGGCTATCTCTGTATAGCCTTCGAACACCCACTCAAGATCGACAAAGCCGCCGCCGCGCTGCTCACCGCAGTGCTGACCTGGACCGTACTGATATTAGGTGCGGACAGCATTCTGCCGCTGCTGCAACCAGGCAGTCATGATCCAGGCGACTCATCGGCCGTAGTGGTCGAATCGTTGCGCCACCACCTCGGCGAGATATCGGAAATCCTGTTCTTTCTGCTTGGCGCGATGACCATCGTCGAGCTGATCGACTCCCACGAGGGCTTCAAGGCCATCACCGACCGAATTCAGACACGCAAGCGCGTTCATCTGCTATGGATCATCGGCTTCCTGACCTTCTTCCTGTCAGCCGCGCTGGACAACCTGACCACTACGATCGTTATGGTTTCGCTGCTACGCAAACTGATCCGCGGGCGTCCGGAACGCTGGCTGTACGTGGGCATCGTGGTGATCGCCGCCAACGCCGGTGGTGCCTGGTCGCCGATTGGCGACGTGACCACTACCATGCTCTGGATCGGTGGCCAGATCACCGCCTCCGGCGTTATCACTGGCCTGTTCCTGCCGAGCCTGGTCTGCCTGTTGGTGCCATTGATCATCCTCAGCTTCCGCTTGCGTGGCGAGGCGCCGCGGCCACGTGTGCGGGCGCACCTTGCCGAACACAGCTCATCGGCTACCACTCCGTTCGAGCGCAACCTGGTTCTGGCGCTCGGTCTCGGGGCCCTGCTGTTCGTGCCGATCTTTAAAACCGTGACACACCTGCCGCCTTACATGGGCATCCTCTTCGGCCTCGGAGTGCTTTGGATCACCACTGAATTCATCCACCGCCATAAGAATGACGAGGACAAACATCCGCTTTCGGTCGTCGGCGTGCTGCGCAAGGTCGATACCCCCAGCGTGCTGTTCTTTCTCGGCATCCTGCTGGCCGTCGCGGCACTGGCCACTGCCGGTCACCTGACGCAGGTCGCTACGGCGCTACGCGAGACGATGGGCCACATCTATCCCATCAACTACGCCATCGGCCTGCTATCGGCTGTAGTCGACAACGTGCCGCTGGTTGCCGGTTCGATGAAAATGTACCCGCTGGTGAGCCCGGCTATGCTTGCCGAAGCCGCGGCTGACGAAACCGTATGGCTCTCGCAATTTGTCGTCGATGGCAATTTCTGGGAAATGCTCGCCTACTGCGCCGGCACCGGCGGTAGCACGCTGATCATCGGCTCGGCGGCGGGCGTTGCAGCAATGGGCATGGAGAAGATCAGCTTCACTTGGTATATCAAGCGGGTCAGCCTGCTAGCTTTCCTCGGCTACACAGCCGGCGCGGTCACTTACATCGGCATGCTCGCGCTGCGTTAA
- a CDS encoding helix-turn-helix domain-containing protein, with the protein MTVSKTRSSFYRRLYVAWLIDSGAATSVPALVAATGMPRRTAQDTLTALADLDIDCRFAQEDGERHNAGQYRIHDWGAIDRHWIERNLPQLKSVLGYP; encoded by the coding sequence ATGACTGTCAGCAAAACCAGAAGCAGTTTCTACCGTCGACTCTACGTCGCCTGGCTGATCGACAGCGGTGCAGCCACCAGCGTGCCCGCGCTGGTCGCCGCGACCGGGATGCCAAGGCGCACAGCCCAAGACACCCTGACCGCACTGGCCGATCTCGATATCGACTGCCGCTTCGCCCAGGAGGACGGCGAGCGGCATAACGCCGGTCAATACCGCATCCACGACTGGGGCGCGATCGACCGCCATTGGATCGAGCGCAACCTGCCCCAGCTCAAATCCGTTCTCGGCTACCCCTGA